The Amycolatopsis sp. DG1A-15b genome contains the following window.
CAGCTCGCCCAGCACAGGTTGGCAGCGGGTTGCGGTTCGCCTTCTACGGCCGGACCTCGACCACCCGCCATCAAGACCGCGTGTCATCACAGGGCTGGCAACGCGACATGGCCGATGAGCTGGTCGGGGGCCACGGCCAGGTCATCGCCGCCTACTTCGACGCCGGCACTTCACGCCGAGTCCCATGGCGACAGCGAACGCAGGCTGCCCAGCTCATGACCGCGGCGTCGAGTCCAGAATCCATGATCGATGCGATCGTGGTTGGCGAGTACGAACGTGCCTTCACCGGCACCCAGTTCGCCACCCTCTACACCTGGTGCACCCGACATGGCATCCAGCTGTGGCTGCCCGAAACCGGGGGCCCGGTCGATCTCGGCAACTCCGATCATCGGGCACTGATGGCGCTGCTGGCAACCCAGTCGCAGCGCGAAGTCCTCCGTGCCCGGCACCGGGTGCTGGCTGCGATGCACAACCAGGCCACCCAGCAAGGCCGCTACCTCGGCGGCCGACCGCCCTGCGGCTACCAGCTCGTCGACGCCGGCCCACACCCCAACCCCGCCGACGCCCGCTGGGGCCGACGGCTCCAACGGCTCACCCCCGACCCACGAACCGCACCACACGTGGCCTGGATGTTCCGGCAACGTCTCGCCGGACACAGCGTCGCCAGCATCGCCCGGCATCCTTTGCCCGTCCAATGCCGACCCGGATCGCAACCGCCACCGAACCCGCGGCGCCTGGACCTTGCGCACGGTCGCCGTGATCCTGGCGAACCCGCGCTACACCGGCCGCCAGACCTGGAACCGCCGCGCCTCCGGGGCCGAAGGCCCAGCCTCAACGCCAGCGCTGTCGGCGAAGGCTGCGCATCCGGCGCTCGTCACCGAGTTGGACTTTGTCGCCGTGCAGCAGATCCGGGCCGCGCGACCAGCCAGTGACGGTCAGCCTCGCCGGTTCGCCCTGGCCGGCCTGATCCACTGCGGGTCTGCAACCGGCGGCTGGACTCGCACTGGAATCACGGCCGTGCGACCTATCGCTGCCGCCACGGCCACACCAGCACCCAACGCGCGGGCCAGCCGCGGCCGAAGACCCTCTACATCCGCGAAGACCACCTCGTCGACGAGATCAGCATCCGACTCGGAGATCAAGGCAACGACGGCCACACCAGGCCGGAGCTTGACCGACCACGACACAGACACGTGGCAGCAGCGCTGCGCGGCGCAGGAAAGATCATCGTCTACGACGGTGCCGGATGGCGACTACAGGAGATCGATTCGAGCTAGGCTACGATCGCCCCCCGTTTCAAGATCGCGTTTCGCGATCCGTGGGGTAGTACTGTGTCCGAGACCGAGTTGATCCATAACCCCACCCTGAAATTCATCACCGACCTGCAGCTCGAGTGACAGCGTCGGTTGGCGAACTACACGGTTCGGACGACAGAACCATCGGCCACGACGCATCTGACCCTTCATCGTCGTCCATCAGACCGGTCGGGAGACGCCTTCGAGGGCGGTGATGAACGAAGAGACCCCATGCTCGACCGTCGTGCACCCGCAATCGCTTCCTCATCGCTTTCATCCGCCGACTCTGTTCAGCGGGCCTCATGGCGATGGCGCGCAGGATCGCGTCCTTCAGGTCGTCGGTGTCGTTCGGATTCACCACGACGGCTTCGCCGAGTTCGGCCGCGGCCCCAGCGAATTCACTCAGTACGAGGACCCCTCTGTCGTCGACGCGGCTTGCGACGTACAGGATTCGGCGGCTCGGTACAGGGACACGACTCCGTCGAAGTCGAGCACGCTGTTCGTGTACCGCAGCACTGGCCCGCCCATCCGGCCATAGCTGCCGTTGAGGTGCCCGGCCGGCCGATCCACGCGTTCGCGCAGGCTCGCGTACCTCGCGATACGTTCCCTGCTCAAGGTAGCGCGGGAACAAACGGCAGGTCAGCGAACCATGGTCGAGTTGTGGCACGGTACAGGGCTCAGGCCGGCGCACTCATAACAGATTCCTTCCTCGCCGGGTCGGGTTTCAGAGCAGGACGCCCGCGTCGAGCGCAATGACCTGACCAGTCAAGTACTTCGCTTCCTCTGAGACCAGGAAGGCGAACAGAGTGCCCGCCTCGGCCGGAGTGACCGGGCGGCCCAGCCGCGCGAGGTCGAGCATCTGCTCCATGAGCACGTTCAGCCGGTCCAGCTTGGTGACCGGGTCCGTCACACCCAGCCGCGTGTGTTCGCGCACCTGCTCGATCGTCCGGCTTTCCACCCAGCCGATCGCCACCCCGTTGCAGCGGATCCCGTGCTCGGCCTCTTCGGCCGCGACCGTCCTGATCAGCGCGTCCACCGAACCCTTGGACAGCGGGGACAATCCATCGAACGCGATGGCGCGTTTCGTGGCTATGGTCGTGCACAACGTGATCGTGCCGCCGCCGCGCTCGCGCAACAGGGGAACGGCCGCGTGCGCGATGCGGTAGACGCCGAGAGCGTCTCCGTTGACGAACCGCTCGGCCGCGTCGACGGGAACGTCCATCAGCCGGTCGAATTCGAACCGCGGCCCGCCCGCACAGACGACGCCGTGCACGTCGCCGTACTCGCTCACCACGCGGTCCAGGGCGGCTTCGATCGACGCGGTGTCGGCCATGTCCATCCACTCGCCGCGGACGCGGTGCCCGTCGGCACTCAGCTCGGCTTCCAGCGCTTTCGCGTGCGCGGAGTCCTGGTGATAGGTGAAGACCACCGGGACGCCGGCCGCCGCGAGCCGGCGCACGATGCCGTCGCCGATGCGGCCGGTGCCACCGGCGACCAGTACGCCCCCGGCTTCGTAGGTCAGCGTGATGGCCATCGATCACTCCTTCCGCGCTCCTTGCGCTGGACGGTACAGCAAACTATCGTCTGGACACATGTCCAGTCTGGTTGCCCGCTGGCGGGACGAGCCCGCGAAACTGCTCATCGACGGCGCGCTCCGTTCCGGTCGGGGTGGGGAGTTCACCACCGTGAACCCGGCGACCGAGGAGGTGCTCGGGAGCGCGGCGAACGCCGACGGCACCGATCTCGACGAAGCGATCGGGGCCGCGCGGCGAGCATTCGACGAGACGGGCTGGGCCCGGGACGCCGCCCGGCGGACGCGGTGCCTGCGTCAACTCGGCGAAGCCCTGCGTGCGCACAGCGACGAGCTGCGCGAGCTGACCGTGGCCGAGGCGGGCGTCCCGGTCGCCCTCACCCACGGCCCGCAGCTCGACATCCCGATCGAGCACCTCACGTGGTTCGCCGACCTGGCCGACGGGTACGCTTGGCGCCGGGACCTGGGGGTCGCCGCACCCATGGGGGTGCGAAGCCGGCGGACGCTCTTCGCCGAGCCCGCCGGTGTCGTCGCCGGGATCACGCCGTGGAACTTCCCGCACCAGATCACGTTCGCCAAGCTGGGGCCCGCGCTCGCCGCGGGCAACACCGTGGTGCTCAAGCCCGCGCCCGAAACTCCGTGGTGCGCCGCCGCCGTCGGCGCGCTCATCGCCGAAGAGACCGACATCCCCCCCGGCGTGGTCAATGTCGTGACCTCCGCGGACCACGGCATCGGGGCCCGGCTCGTCGCAGACACCCGGGTCGACCTCGTCTCGTTCACAGGCTCGACCGCCACCGGGCGTTCGGTGATGGCCGCGGCGGCCGGGACGTTGAAGAAGGTTTTCCTGGAACTGGGCGGGAAGTCCGCCTGTGTCGTGCTGGAC
Protein-coding sequences here:
- a CDS encoding SDR family oxidoreductase — translated: MAITLTYEAGGVLVAGGTGRIGDGIVRRLAAAGVPVVFTYHQDSAHAKALEAELSADGHRVRGEWMDMADTASIEAALDRVVSEYGDVHGVVCAGGPRFEFDRLMDVPVDAAERFVNGDALGVYRIAHAAVPLLRERGGGTITLCTTIATKRAIAFDGLSPLSKGSVDALIRTVAAEEAEHGIRCNGVAIGWVESRTIEQVREHTRLGVTDPVTKLDRLNVLMEQMLDLARLGRPVTPAEAGTLFAFLVSEEAKYLTGQVIALDAGVLL
- a CDS encoding trehalose-6-phosphate synthase gives rise to the protein MLYVASRVDDRGVLVLSEFAGAAAELGEAVVVNPNDTDDLKDAILRAIAMRPAEQSRRMKAMRKRLRVHDGRAWGLFVHHRPRRRLPTGLMDDDEGSDASWPMVLSSEPCSSPTDAVTRAAGR
- a CDS encoding recombinase family protein, translated to MILANPRYTGRQTWNRRASGAEGPASTPALSAKAAHPALVTELDFVAVQQIRAARPASDGQPRRFALAGLIHCGSATGGWTRTGITAVRPIAAATATPAPNARASRGRRPSTSAKTTSSTRSASDSEIKATTATPGRSLTDHDTDTWQQRCAAQERSSSTTVPDGDYRRSIRARLRSPPVSRSRFAIRGVVLCPRPS
- a CDS encoding aldehyde dehydrogenase, whose protein sequence is MSSLVARWRDEPAKLLIDGALRSGRGGEFTTVNPATEEVLGSAANADGTDLDEAIGAARRAFDETGWARDAARRTRCLRQLGEALRAHSDELRELTVAEAGVPVALTHGPQLDIPIEHLTWFADLADGYAWRRDLGVAAPMGVRSRRTLFAEPAGVVAGITPWNFPHQITFAKLGPALAAGNTVVLKPAPETPWCAAAVGALIAEETDIPPGVVNVVTSADHGIGARLVADTRVDLVSFTGSTATGRSVMAAAAGTLKKVFLELGGKSACVVLDDADLAAACAMAAFMVCTHAGQGCALTTRLLVPRARYDEAVEAAAAAMSRIRCGDPADRRTICGPLISARQRDRVESYLATAADEGGKIVCGGGRPHAKGFYVEPALVAGLTNEARVAREEIFGPVLVVLAHDGDDDAVRIANDSPYGLSGAVHGADPDRARAVAARIRTGTLSVNGAVWYSADVPFGGYKQSGIGREMGVAGFEEYLETKVVAEPA